Proteins from a genomic interval of Haemorhous mexicanus isolate bHaeMex1 chromosome Z, bHaeMex1.pri, whole genome shotgun sequence:
- the ELAC1 gene encoding zinc phosphodiesterase ELAC protein 1 isoform X2 — protein sequence MSLEITFLGTGSAFPCPSRGASALVLRRGGQCWLFDCGEGTQTQLMKSHLRAAKITKIFITHLHGDHIFGLPGLLCTLSLQRSPDASVVPVDIYGPLGLRSFLWRSLELSHCQSLLPYSVHELVPTRDQCPPEEFRDFSGLDRGEGLARAPPGRVLQLDAGTDSYLLLEDEELSVRAFRLFHRVPSFGFALEEKPRPGKLKVQKLEELGVPPGPLYGELKSGRAVVLSSGVTVQPADVLGPPVPGRKVCVLGDCSGPVGAAAQRLCCEADLLVHEATLEDSQQDKARERGHSTPGVAARFARGCRARRLVLTHFSQRYRPEHLGSLLREAQAVLGGQEVMLAEDFMTIEIPMKN from the exons ATGTCCCTGGAGATCACCTTCCTGGGCACGGGCTCTGCCTTCCCGTGCCCGTCCCGCGGGGCCTCGGCGCTGGTGCTGCGCAggggagggcagtgctggctcttCGACTGCGGCGAGGGCACGCAGACCCAGCTCATGAAGAGCCACCTGCGAGCAG CCAAAATTACCAAGATTTTCATCACTCACCTTCACGGCGACCACATTTTCGGACTTCCTGGGCTGCTGTGCACGCTCAGCCTCCAGAGGAGCCCTGATGCCAGCGTGGTCCCCGTTGATATTTACGGGCCCCTGGGGCTGCGGAGCTTCCTCTGGAggagcctggagctgtcccaCTGCCAGTCCCTCCTCCCCTACTCCGTCCACGAGCTGGTCCCCACGCGGGACCAGTGCCCCCCAGAAGAATTCAGGGACTTTTCTGGCTTGGACCGAGGCGAGGGGCTCGCCCGGGCGCCTCCAGGGCGAGTTCTGCAGCTGGATGCAGGAACAGACTCCTACTTGCTGCTGGAGGACGAGGAGCTGTCTGTGCGCGCGTTCCGCCTCTTCCACCGCGTGCCCTCCTTCGGCTTCGCGCTGGAAGAGAAGCCCCGGCCCGGGAAGCTCAAAGTGCAGAAACTGGAGGAGCTTG GAGTCCCGCCGGGCCCCTTGTACGGGGAGCTGAAGAGCGGCCGCGCCGTCGTCCTGAGCAGCGGCGTGACGGTGCAGCCCGCGGACGTGCTGGGCCCGCCCGTGCCTGGCAGGAAGGTCTGCGTCCTGGGCGACTGCTCGGGGCCCGTGGGGGCTGCCGCCCAGCGCCTCTGCTGCGAGGCTGACCTGCTGGTGCACGAGGCCACGCTGGAGGACAGCCAGCAGGACAAGGCGCGCGAGCGCGGGCACAGCACCCCCGGGGTGGCCGCGCGCTTCGCCCGGGGCTGCCGCGCCAGGAGGCTGGTGCTGACCCACTTCAGCCAGCGGTACCGGCCCGAGCACCTCGGCAGCCTCCTGAGGGAGGCCCAGGCCGTCCTGGGGGGCCAGGAGGTGATGCTGGCCGAGGACTTCATGACCATCGAGATCCcaatgaaaaactga
- the ELAC1 gene encoding zinc phosphodiesterase ELAC protein 1 isoform X1, producing MPSLQTKMFVGFPAQIHQITEYPELEGTPRDPHSSSCPAQTPSNPTLGIPGSAVQRLLELWQPRGRAHPWGAWAVPAPSGEQPFPDIPPKPPWHSSSPALGSVPVTEPGTCGLCSSRHLVCVLCSSRHLLRGLCSVFQQAPAPCSVFQQAPAPCSSRQLLLFQVPPPGMSLEITFLGTGSAFPCPSRGASALVLRRGGQCWLFDCGEGTQTQLMKSHLRAAKITKIFITHLHGDHIFGLPGLLCTLSLQRSPDASVVPVDIYGPLGLRSFLWRSLELSHCQSLLPYSVHELVPTRDQCPPEEFRDFSGLDRGEGLARAPPGRVLQLDAGTDSYLLLEDEELSVRAFRLFHRVPSFGFALEEKPRPGKLKVQKLEELGVPPGPLYGELKSGRAVVLSSGVTVQPADVLGPPVPGRKVCVLGDCSGPVGAAAQRLCCEADLLVHEATLEDSQQDKARERGHSTPGVAARFARGCRARRLVLTHFSQRYRPEHLGSLLREAQAVLGGQEVMLAEDFMTIEIPMKN from the exons ATGCCTTCACTTCAAACAAAAATGTTCGTTGGTTTCCCTGCACAAATACATCAAATCACAGAataccctgagctggaagggacccccagggatccccattccagctcctgccctgcacagacccccagcaatcccaccctgggcatccctggcagtgctgtccaaaggctcctggagctctggcagcctcggggccgtgcccatccctggggagcctgggcagtgccagcaccctctggggagcagcctttccctgatatcccacctaaacctccctggcacagctccagccctgccctgggttctgtccctgtcacagagCCTGGCACCTGTGGTCTGTGTTCCAGCAGGCACCTGGTGTGTGTTCTGTGTTCCAGCAGGCACCTGCTCCGTGGTCTGTGTTCTGTGTTCCAGCAGGCACCTGCTCCGTGTTCTGTGTTCCAGCAGGCACCTGCTCCGTGTTCCAGCCGGCAGCTGCTCCTGTTCCAGGTGCCGCCTCCCGGGATGTCCCTGGAGATCACCTTCCTGGGCACGGGCTCTGCCTTCCCGTGCCCGTCCCGCGGGGCCTCGGCGCTGGTGCTGCGCAggggagggcagtgctggctcttCGACTGCGGCGAGGGCACGCAGACCCAGCTCATGAAGAGCCACCTGCGAGCAG CCAAAATTACCAAGATTTTCATCACTCACCTTCACGGCGACCACATTTTCGGACTTCCTGGGCTGCTGTGCACGCTCAGCCTCCAGAGGAGCCCTGATGCCAGCGTGGTCCCCGTTGATATTTACGGGCCCCTGGGGCTGCGGAGCTTCCTCTGGAggagcctggagctgtcccaCTGCCAGTCCCTCCTCCCCTACTCCGTCCACGAGCTGGTCCCCACGCGGGACCAGTGCCCCCCAGAAGAATTCAGGGACTTTTCTGGCTTGGACCGAGGCGAGGGGCTCGCCCGGGCGCCTCCAGGGCGAGTTCTGCAGCTGGATGCAGGAACAGACTCCTACTTGCTGCTGGAGGACGAGGAGCTGTCTGTGCGCGCGTTCCGCCTCTTCCACCGCGTGCCCTCCTTCGGCTTCGCGCTGGAAGAGAAGCCCCGGCCCGGGAAGCTCAAAGTGCAGAAACTGGAGGAGCTTG GAGTCCCGCCGGGCCCCTTGTACGGGGAGCTGAAGAGCGGCCGCGCCGTCGTCCTGAGCAGCGGCGTGACGGTGCAGCCCGCGGACGTGCTGGGCCCGCCCGTGCCTGGCAGGAAGGTCTGCGTCCTGGGCGACTGCTCGGGGCCCGTGGGGGCTGCCGCCCAGCGCCTCTGCTGCGAGGCTGACCTGCTGGTGCACGAGGCCACGCTGGAGGACAGCCAGCAGGACAAGGCGCGCGAGCGCGGGCACAGCACCCCCGGGGTGGCCGCGCGCTTCGCCCGGGGCTGCCGCGCCAGGAGGCTGGTGCTGACCCACTTCAGCCAGCGGTACCGGCCCGAGCACCTCGGCAGCCTCCTGAGGGAGGCCCAGGCCGTCCTGGGGGGCCAGGAGGTGATGCTGGCCGAGGACTTCATGACCATCGAGATCCcaatgaaaaactga